The Colwellia sp. M166 genome segment AGTGCTTTGGTTCATGCAGAGGCAGATAATAATATTCGATTTAATTTAGCTGTAGAAGCTGGCTACATTGATAATTTTTTGTATCAAACTCGTGATCAACAAAGTACGGCATATTATACCCTGTCATCAGACTTGGCATTAACATCAAAAATGCAACAGTCGGCATTTGATTTCGATGCTAATGTAACAGGGCATTTTTTTGAACAATTTGAAAATGACCAACATACCAATTTCACTCTCAAGCCAAAATATCAATTTAAGTTTAGTCAAAATCAAGGTTTTTATATCACAGCTCTTTGGCTTAATCGTTATGTCTATCGCGGTGAAGGCTTATCTTTAGGTGAGGCTAAAAGCTTATCTGAAGGTGATGAAAAGAAAAATGTTGGTGTTCATGCCGGTTATGAATATGGCACAACAGCATCACAGGCTAAATTAAGGGTTAATGTTGCTTACGATGAGGGCGAATTTACCACACGACGTGACTTCACAAGTAAGCTTGATACCGAGGTGCTAAGCATAAATTCGAGCTTTGATTATCTCTTATCAGGTAAAACTTATCTGGCATTTGATATCGATTATAAAACCATTGAGTACCCGAATGAGCCACTGATTAATCGGGATAGTCTGACCGGTTTAGTTGGTATTAAATGGTCTACTACAGTCATAAGCGAGTTAAGTTTTTTACTGGGCTATCAAAAGCTTAAATTTGAAGATAGCCGATTAAGTGATGATGACGCATTTAAGTGGCAGTTTGATTATACTTGGCGACCTTCTGACTTTACACAAATGCACGTTGTGTCAGATCGTCAATTTGATGAGAGCAATCGCTTGCTTAGCCGTTACCGTTTAGCTCAACGCTATCAAATTGATTTAGCGCATGCTGTTACCGAGCAGTTAACTGTTTTTGTTGCGGTAGGGCTTAATCAAGAGCAATTTTTTACAGCGATAAACAGGCAAGAAGAAGATTATATATCCTCTACATTGCAGTTGAATTATCAATACAATGACCGGTTAAGCTTGCAAGCAAGCTACAACTATCAGTCACTAGAGGCGAACTACCGTGATATTGATTATCGCTATAATCGCCTAGGCTTGAGTGTGAGCGTTGAGTTGTAAGATGTTTTTTATGTGGTGAATTAACTTCATCTTCAAAAGTGTGAATCACTTACTTGTAATTGATTGGGATAACTAACATGCGATTTTTGATACTTTCTTTGTTGTTATTTTTTGGCCAAGCAGCAGCCAGTAATTATCAATTAGGAGCGGGTGATCAGATCCAAATAATGGTCTATGGAGAGGCCGATCTCACCAGCAAAATTAAAATTGATAAATCAGGGGTTATTTCTTTTCCGTTTTTATCTGATATAACCGTTGTGGCTTTAACGGTAAAAGAGTTAGAAAACACAATAGCAAACGGCTTACGTGGCGATTACTTAATTGAGCCACAAGTGACGGTTTCTATCGTGATGTACAGACCTTTTTTTATTCATGGACAAGTAAAGCGCCCAGGCGGTTACCCCTTTCAGGAAGATTTAACCTTAGAC includes the following:
- a CDS encoding polysaccharide biosynthesis/export family protein, translating into MRFLILSLLLFFGQAAASNYQLGAGDQIQIMVYGEADLTSKIKIDKSGVISFPFLSDITVVALTVKELENTIANGLRGDYLIEPQVTVSIVMYRPFFIHGQVKRPGGYPFQEDLTLDKAIAIAGGLAARASKSSWYITRLVDGKKMVFEANVASAILPDDIIKIEQSFF
- a CDS encoding outer membrane beta-barrel protein; the encoded protein is MKYSRFITIAAIFVAFSALVHAEADNNIRFNLAVEAGYIDNFLYQTRDQQSTAYYTLSSDLALTSKMQQSAFDFDANVTGHFFEQFENDQHTNFTLKPKYQFKFSQNQGFYITALWLNRYVYRGEGLSLGEAKSLSEGDEKKNVGVHAGYEYGTTASQAKLRVNVAYDEGEFTTRRDFTSKLDTEVLSINSSFDYLLSGKTYLAFDIDYKTIEYPNEPLINRDSLTGLVGIKWSTTVISELSFLLGYQKLKFEDSRLSDDDAFKWQFDYTWRPSDFTQMHVVSDRQFDESNRLLSRYRLAQRYQIDLAHAVTEQLTVFVAVGLNQEQFFTAINRQEEDYISSTLQLNYQYNDRLSLQASYNYQSLEANYRDIDYRYNRLGLSVSVEL